A genomic window from Alkalihalobacillus sp. AL-G includes:
- a CDS encoding MoxR family ATPase: protein MSANKLRYEKYHAQLEKVVDNVEKVMVGKREATELSIVALLTSGHILLEDVPGVGKTMMVRSIAQSIGANFNRIQFTPDLLPSDLTGVSIFNQKESEFEFRPGPLMGNIVLADEINRTSPKTQSALLEAMEEQSITVDGITHKLPDPFFVMATQNPIEYEGTYPLPEAQLDRFLLKINMGYPTANEELQVLSRNERQHPIHELSAVIELEELLDLQEQVKDVYVEESVKHYIIDLVSRTRKHSGIYLGVSPRGSLALMKTAQAYALLLNRDYVVPDDIKYLAPYVLCHRVILKPEARFDGYTPEKVISEILERATVPVLREEKV, encoded by the coding sequence ATGTCAGCTAACAAACTAAGATACGAAAAATATCATGCACAATTAGAAAAAGTAGTAGATAACGTTGAAAAGGTAATGGTAGGGAAACGTGAAGCGACTGAACTAAGCATCGTCGCTTTACTTACGAGTGGTCACATATTGCTTGAGGATGTTCCAGGTGTCGGAAAAACGATGATGGTTCGTTCCATTGCACAATCAATCGGCGCGAACTTCAATCGGATTCAATTTACACCAGATTTACTGCCATCAGATTTAACCGGTGTATCGATCTTCAATCAGAAAGAATCAGAATTTGAATTTCGTCCTGGCCCATTAATGGGGAACATCGTGCTTGCGGATGAAATCAATCGAACGTCTCCGAAAACGCAGTCTGCTTTACTTGAAGCAATGGAAGAGCAAAGTATAACGGTTGACGGAATCACGCACAAATTACCAGACCCGTTTTTCGTCATGGCAACACAAAACCCGATCGAATACGAAGGGACATATCCACTTCCGGAAGCACAATTGGATCGTTTCCTTTTAAAAATAAACATGGGTTATCCGACAGCGAATGAAGAGTTGCAGGTTTTATCACGAAACGAGCGACAACACCCGATTCACGAGCTTTCTGCTGTGATTGAATTAGAAGAGCTGCTAGATCTCCAAGAGCAAGTAAAGGATGTATATGTAGAGGAATCTGTTAAGCATTACATCATCGATCTCGTCAGCCGCACCCGAAAACATAGCGGCATTTACTTAGGGGTAAGTCCTCGTGGCTCGCTTGCGTTAATGAAAACGGCACAGGCATATGCATTGTTACTGAACCGGGACTACGTCGTTCCAGATGATATTAAGTATCTTGCACCGTACGTGTTATGCCACCGGGTGATCCTCAAGCCGGAAGCACGCTTTGACGGCTACACACCGGAAAAAGTGATCAGTGAGATCTTGGAACGTGCTACCGTACCTGTTTTAAGGGAAGAAAAAGTATGA
- a CDS encoding DUF58 domain-containing protein: MIKQWIARYRTIFGIAGILLLLASSFSYAMFQGGFVSWFLLYSVVPLVVYTFFIVAFRLTAISVERHVQKDHFIAGDTMEVTISLHSKVPLPLLFLVVQDELPTSFMKQAKEYGDYYQSETRALLFPLFKRDISYKYIVKPVPRGVYQFNSISLETGDLFGFISKKIHIPKTKTIQVFPKTQMISGWNIFETHPSGMKRAGKQAQQDFTSAVSIRDYTPGDKLSWLNWKASARSNKLITKVFETQRNDDFVVFLDGSHPGYQRNGEDTFERAVSLCASILKHSVSKGTSVEFHTVAKDHTEFSFHSGQDFESKVMYHLARIQPNTRTALTSILKKEVHEMSRGVSVLIISPDLSDAFVHTLERMAGNQVKTMLFYLPKKQQLSKEEKQLLTRLRSREIVVYPVLYDDFNEIIKAGVTNASG, from the coding sequence ATGATCAAACAATGGATAGCTCGATATCGAACGATTTTTGGTATCGCTGGCATCCTATTATTACTTGCCAGCTCTTTTTCCTATGCGATGTTTCAAGGTGGTTTTGTCAGCTGGTTTTTGCTTTACTCGGTCGTGCCTCTCGTAGTCTATACATTTTTTATCGTTGCCTTTCGTTTAACGGCCATTTCAGTCGAACGACATGTTCAAAAGGATCATTTTATTGCAGGGGATACGATGGAGGTTACGATTTCACTCCATAGTAAAGTACCGCTTCCCCTCTTGTTTCTCGTTGTACAGGATGAACTTCCTACGTCTTTTATGAAGCAAGCGAAAGAATATGGAGACTACTACCAGTCTGAAACACGGGCACTACTGTTTCCGCTTTTTAAAAGGGACATTTCCTATAAATATATCGTAAAGCCAGTTCCGAGGGGTGTTTATCAATTTAACTCTATATCACTCGAGACGGGGGATTTGTTCGGGTTCATTTCAAAAAAAATCCACATTCCTAAAACAAAGACGATCCAGGTTTTTCCGAAGACACAGATGATTTCAGGGTGGAATATTTTCGAAACCCATCCATCTGGGATGAAGCGTGCAGGAAAGCAGGCACAGCAGGATTTCACCTCTGCGGTCAGTATTCGTGATTATACTCCGGGAGATAAGCTTTCTTGGTTGAATTGGAAAGCATCAGCACGCTCGAACAAGCTGATTACAAAGGTATTTGAAACGCAACGGAATGATGATTTTGTCGTGTTCCTCGATGGTAGTCATCCGGGCTACCAACGGAACGGGGAGGATACTTTTGAACGGGCAGTATCACTTTGTGCATCGATTCTTAAGCATTCAGTGAGCAAGGGAACCTCAGTTGAATTCCATACGGTAGCGAAGGATCATACGGAATTTTCGTTTCATTCAGGACAGGACTTTGAATCAAAGGTTATGTATCACCTTGCACGAATACAGCCAAATACAAGAACAGCACTCACGAGTATTTTGAAAAAGGAAGTTCATGAAATGTCTCGCGGGGTCTCCGTCCTCATTATCAGTCCTGATCTTTCTGATGCATTTGTCCATACGCTTGAACGAATGGCAGGAAACCAGGTCAAGACGATGCTTTTTTATTTACCGAAAAAACAACAGTTATCGAAGGAAGAGAAGCAACTATTAACTCGATTGCGTAGTCGTGAAATTGTTGTTTATCCGGTTCTCTATGATGACTTTAACGAAATAATAAAGGCGGGTGTTACCAATGCCTCGGGCTAA
- a CDS encoding transglutaminase domain-containing protein: MPRANEEQGFSIGSFLLYMLGFLLFWEWLRPLSTFTDTDYLSIFVLFSAFLFTLSYFQLSFWIAFPIKLLALGYAVHSIYFPVSFFELEWVVYLVKDLKGSLVHGLDRDWEAMSGLSRTFLFLVLLWLISYLMHYWLIQARRIFLFFLITVLYVTVVDTFTAYDASIAIVRTVIIGFVLLGILRFIRIIESKGFKVYRSRFPLMWIVPLAILISFSSVLGYIAPKAAPQWPDPVPFITAVGSQAGEGEGLGGGNGIKKIGYGTNDNRLGGPFVFDDSPVFMTTVEELHYWRVESKEVYTGLGWETTPADPPSQEVNSQNITQNSPNAVIYNENVRTEELTANVQVLKQGLYPFIVYPGQIQSVESEEDRILQLNTVTGKLMTFEEASPSGIPNYTVNYKYPEFSEAMLSSSGQSYPEEITSRYLQLPENLPGEIKKLTEEIVADKTNPYEKAKAVERYFSDEGFAYDTREVAVPARGEDYVAQFLFETQQGYCDNFSSSMAVMLRTVGIPTRWVKGFTRGEYAGTLENGDRKYEITNSNAHSWVEVYFEGVGWVPFEPTRGFRDLPNFIDDYEEEETNIDTPVEEEEKETPEKNLEEGGTSGFSLPFDVKMLLTWLKWTAITVVSILLIAAVIAFLTRKKWLNKFFLWRYQKRHADEHTFNDAYQRLLWLLHQYGVKKHPHQTLREYAIEVDRYLDTGDMKLLTRKYERTRYGKQQTIVNWSDTKELWENLIKRIRA, encoded by the coding sequence ATGCCTCGGGCTAATGAAGAACAAGGCTTTTCGATCGGATCCTTCTTGCTGTATATGCTCGGGTTCCTATTATTCTGGGAGTGGCTTCGCCCGCTTTCTACATTTACGGATACGGATTACCTATCTATTTTCGTGCTGTTTTCAGCATTTCTATTTACGTTGTCTTATTTTCAGCTTTCGTTTTGGATTGCGTTCCCGATCAAGCTGCTTGCACTCGGCTATGCCGTACATTCGATTTATTTTCCGGTTTCCTTTTTCGAGCTTGAATGGGTCGTTTATTTGGTTAAAGACCTTAAGGGAAGCCTCGTCCATGGACTGGATCGAGATTGGGAGGCAATGTCGGGACTAAGCCGAACCTTCTTATTTCTCGTGTTGTTATGGTTGATCAGTTATTTGATGCATTACTGGCTCATCCAAGCGCGACGGATCTTTTTATTCTTTTTAATCACCGTTTTATACGTGACAGTTGTGGATACGTTTACCGCTTATGATGCATCCATCGCGATTGTACGAACTGTGATCATCGGCTTTGTCCTGCTTGGGATTTTACGGTTTATTCGAATTATAGAATCGAAGGGCTTTAAGGTGTATCGCAGTCGATTTCCGCTCATGTGGATTGTGCCGCTTGCCATCTTAATCTCGTTTTCATCGGTCCTTGGATATATAGCTCCAAAAGCGGCTCCTCAATGGCCGGATCCAGTTCCGTTTATTACAGCGGTAGGCAGTCAGGCTGGTGAAGGGGAAGGGCTCGGCGGTGGAAATGGGATTAAAAAGATTGGCTACGGAACAAATGACAATCGTCTCGGCGGACCGTTTGTGTTTGACGATTCACCTGTTTTCATGACAACTGTTGAAGAGCTTCACTATTGGAGAGTTGAATCGAAAGAGGTTTATACGGGCTTAGGTTGGGAGACAACTCCGGCCGATCCACCAAGCCAGGAGGTAAACTCGCAAAACATTACACAAAATTCACCGAACGCTGTCATCTATAATGAAAACGTTCGAACGGAAGAATTGACAGCAAATGTCCAAGTGTTGAAACAAGGCCTTTATCCATTTATCGTGTATCCAGGTCAGATTCAATCGGTTGAAAGTGAAGAGGATCGTATTCTGCAGTTGAACACCGTTACAGGAAAGCTGATGACCTTTGAAGAAGCGAGTCCATCGGGTATACCAAATTACACGGTGAATTATAAGTATCCGGAATTTTCAGAAGCGATGCTAAGTTCAAGTGGTCAATCCTATCCAGAGGAAATCACTTCGCGCTATCTACAGCTTCCAGAGAATTTACCCGGTGAAATCAAAAAGCTCACTGAAGAGATTGTTGCCGATAAAACGAATCCTTACGAAAAAGCAAAGGCTGTGGAGCGATATTTTTCTGATGAAGGCTTCGCTTATGACACGAGAGAAGTAGCCGTCCCTGCGAGAGGTGAGGATTATGTAGCCCAGTTTCTCTTTGAAACGCAGCAAGGCTATTGTGATAACTTCTCCTCCTCAATGGCAGTCATGCTTCGTACGGTTGGCATCCCGACAAGGTGGGTAAAAGGCTTTACAAGGGGTGAGTACGCCGGAACCCTCGAGAACGGTGATCGGAAATATGAGATTACGAACTCGAATGCCCACTCCTGGGTAGAGGTTTACTTTGAAGGTGTAGGTTGGGTACCGTTCGAACCGACAAGAGGATTCAGAGATTTACCTAACTTTATTGATGACTATGAAGAGGAAGAGACAAACATCGATACTCCCGTTGAAGAGGAGGAAAAGGAAACCCCTGAGAAGAATCTTGAAGAAGGTGGAACTTCAGGATTTAGTCTTCCGTTCGATGTGAAAATGCTGTTAACTTGGCTCAAGTGGACAGCGATCACGGTCGTTTCAATTTTATTGATTGCAGCAGTGATTGCATTCTTGACACGTAAAAAATGGCTGAACAAGTTTTTCCTATGGCGGTATCAAAAGCGTCATGCAGATGAACATACATTTAATGACGCCTATCAACGGTTGCTCTGGCTATTACATCAATATGGCGTGAAGAAGCACCCTCACCAAACGTTACGTGAATATGCGATAGAAGTGGATCGTTATTTAGATACTGGGGATATGAAGCTGTTGACAAGAAAGTATGAACGCACACGCTACGGAAAACAGCAAACCATTGTCAACTGGAGCGATACGAAAGAATTGTGGGAAAATTTAATTAAAAGGATACGTGCTTGA